One Mercurialis annua linkage group LG3, ddMerAnnu1.2, whole genome shotgun sequence DNA window includes the following coding sequences:
- the LOC126674076 gene encoding uncharacterized mitochondrial protein ymf1-like, giving the protein MPFGRSLLQRESLYRVSGEERSPEILISFHSSGSTSNQWRKLKNPWFPGRTPFRPSCFGTGKKKRFFAQLAHSAGPTCILYLAEEASDRLEFLPSWDSMDQDLLSLYGQYRSTLVDHMDVEKASDLDELETSLFHFYLPSSYLSFVCSGE; this is encoded by the coding sequence ATGCCATTCGGAAGAAGTCTTCTACAGAGGGAAAGCCTGTATCGAGTAAGTGGAGAGGAAAGATCTCCAGAGATTCTTATCTCATTCCATTCCAGTGGCTCGACCAGTAACCAATGGCGAAAACTAAAAAATCCATGGTTTCCCGGTAGAACCCCATTTCGCCCAAGTTGTTTCGGAACCGGAAAAAAGAAGCGGTTTTTCGCACAGCTTGCTCATAGTGCAGGTCCCACTTGTATATTGTATTTAGCCGAAGAAGCATCGGACAGGTTGGAGTTCTTACCTTCTTGGGACTCCATGGACCAAGATCTGCTTTCATTATATGGGCAATATCGATCTACTTTAGTAGATCATATGGATGTAGAAAAAGCTTCTGATTTGGATGAATTGGAAACATCTCTTTTCCATTTCTATTTACCTAGTTCATATTTGTCTTTCGTGTGTTCCGGGGAGTAA